Part of the Gimesia chilikensis genome, ACATGGGAGAAGCACTGGCCAACCTGATTTTATCGCTGATTCTCATCCAGTACATGGGACTTGTCGGCGTGGCCCTGGGGACCGCGATTCCGATTCTGTTTGCGGAGCTCGGCATCCTGCTCCCGTATGCGTTGAAAAAACTGGATATCTCCCGGAGCCGACTGCTGCGTTATGCGATTGGACCAACCATCGCCCCGCTGATGGCTCTGCTGGCGTATTCCTACTGTCTGCCGCATTTCTTTGAGATACGGAATTCGTGGATGGCCCTGGTCTGTATTGCCTGTGGAGGGGGAGCCTTCCTGGCTGGAACCTGGCTGCTGTTTGAGAAAGGCAGTCCCTTACTCAAACGAACCACGTCCTGAAATATTTTATCTGAAACACATTTATCACTATTAACCCTGACAGGTAATTGAATGACTTTACTCGACTGTTCTCACCAGACAATTGATACGCTTTCCAATGCTTCTGCCACACAGGAGACGGCACAGGCGCTGTCACTGGCTCAGTATGACAGCAACCAGCGTGCAGCCTGTCTGGAAGTCTGGAAAACAGTAGAAGCACAATTCTCCGAGGTTCCCCTGATGTGTTCGCACGTCTGGACGTCAACCTGGATCGAATACTTCGGCGACCTGGTCCCCTACTCGTTCGTCGTGGCGACCAAAGACAATGCCCCCTGCGGGATCTGTCTCGTGACCGAAGGGGTCGCGCAGTTCGACGGTCCGCTGGCTGTCAATACGCTGCACCTGGGAACGGCGGGTGAACCGGCGTCCGACAGTGCGTGTGTGGAATACAATGCCCTGCTCGTCCCCACCGAATTACAGTCCGCCTTCATGCAGGGAATGATGGAACTGCTTGAGAAAAACAAAAACTGGGATGCGATTCACTTTGACGGCTTTGCCAGTGATGAGCTGGAAGCCTGGAACCTGCCCGTTTCCGAAGAGGGTTACCGCAAAATCGAAAGTCGCTATTTCGACCTCAAGCTGATCCGGGAGGAAGAACGGGAAGTCATTTCCGGCTTTGGTTATTCCACTCGTAAGAATCTGCGGAAGAACATGAAATCATACGGCGACCTGAATGAACAATGGGCGGAGAGCGTTGCCGAAGCGGAGGACATCTTTGCGGATCTGGTCGAGTTACACCAGACACGCTGGCAGAAAGAGGGGGAACCTGGTTCCTATGCCAGCCAGCGATTTACCGATTTCCATAAGGCACTAATCCAGAAACTGGTTCCCAGCGGACAGATGGGGTTGTTCCGCGTCAAGCTCGGGGAAGACATCATCGGTTGCGTGCAGGTCCTGATCGACCGCAACCGCGTGCTGTGCTACCAGGGTGGTTCTGCGGAATACCAGGGGAAACTGAGCCCGGGTGTGATCGCGGATTATCTCTGTATCGAAGAGTGCTTCCGTCGTGGATTCGATGCCTATGATTTCCTGGCCGGAAACAGCCACCACAAACAGAAGATGAGCACACATCACAGCTATCTCACATGGGCACAGGTGAAGCGCCCCCGCTGGAAATTCACCGCATTGAATACCCTGCGCAAAATCAAACAGACCATGCAGCTGATTCAGAAATCGAACGCCGACGAAGAATAAACGGCAACCGTATCAAGTTCAGTCGGAATCAATCTCTTATGAATGAAAATAACATGAGCACCATCGAAATCACTTCCAGCAACGAAACCAATGCCGCAGCTCAGAAATCGGCATCGCGGCTCCGGGTCTGTCATCTGAGCCTGACTCTGTGCACGGGCGGACTGGAGCGTTTACTGGTCGATTTTGCCCGGTTCCATAATGCAGAGGAATTCGAACTCGAATTCGTCGCGCTGGGAGAGATGGGAGCCCCTGCGGAAGAGATCCAGAAACTGGGCTGCCCCGTCATTCCCTTTCCGCTGACCGCCTCGGGTAAGCTGGGACGTATCCGTCAGTTGAAGGAGTTCTTTCTGGAGAAGAACTACGACCTGCTGCACACGCATAATGCGTACCCTCATTTTTACGGCACGCTGGCCGGGCGTCTCGCCGGGATCCCCGCGATCATCCAGACACGCCACGGCCGCCGCTTCGGAGAGACCTTTAACGAGCGGCTGCAGTTTGCGCTGGCCAGCCGCCTGGCGGATCGCGTGATTCCTGTCTCGGATGACACGGGAAACCGCTGTCGCTCAGTGGGCTGGTTGAATGAGCGTAAAGTGACCCGCATCTGGAACGGGATCGACCTGGATCGCTTTGCCTTTTCCGGACCGGCGGCAGAGATGCGGGCGATTACCGTTTCGCGACTGTCGCCTGAAAAGGATCTTGCGACGATGCTGCAAGCGGTGCGGCTGGTCGTTGATTCGATTCCTGAATTCGAGCTGATGATCGTGGGAGATGGTCCCGAACGCGCGAAACTGGAACAGATCACAACTGAACTCAACCTGGAATCCCATGTGCGTTTCCTGGGAGAGCGGAATGACGTCCCTGACCTGCTGACTCAAGCCGGCTTTTACGTTTCTTCTTCTCTGACAGAAGGAATTTCACTGACCCTGCTGGAAGCCATGTCGGTCGGATTACCGATTGTGGCTACGGCCGTCGGTGGAAATCCGGAGATTGTCCAGCAACCGGAAACCGGCCTGCTGGTCCCCGCGGCGAATGCGTCGCTGCTTGCGGAGGCCATCTGTCAAATGTGTACTCAGCCTCAGAAATGGCTGACTATGGGCCAGTCGGCCCGCGAACGTGTCGAACAGCACTTCAATGTGCGTTCAATGATCAAAGACTACGAAATCCTGTATCAACAGATTTTGAATCTACAAGTTAAGTGAACCCGCCATGAATATGAATTTAACCTGTACTCAGCACGATCTGTCACGCGACCCGGAAATAGAAAAAGCCGCGCCGTTTGACGATCTGCAAATCAGTTTCTATGCCGTGCAGATGGAAGACCTGCAACCGATGTCCCAGTTCTACCAGAACTGGCTGGCACTGTTTGAACAGGATTCACACGCACTATTGAACCATCACCCGGATTATCTATTGTACCTGCAACCGCAGTTAAAGAAATCGTTCCCGGATCGCCCCAGTTACGTGATGTTTTGCCGTCACCAGGGCAAGCTGGTTGCTGCAGGCATCTGTTGTCCTAAAGACATCAGCACGAAGACACTGCGTGGTATGGGACCGGCTCGAGTGCTGCAAGGCTATTATTTAAAGGGTAACAGTTTTCTGCTGGAGCAGGCATACCAGGATAATTCTGCGTTTCTGGAATTCCTGCTGGAGACGACGCTCAAATTCTGTCAGCAGCAACATGGAGCATTTCTGTTTCTGGAAGATGTGCACCTCGACTCGCCCGTGAAAGCCTGTCTGGATCGGATGGAAGGACGTTGCTTGACCTATTCCCATACGGGTTTTCAGCCGCGCAGCCTGATTCGCTTCCCGGAAAATGCTGCTGATTACTGGAACCAGTTCCGGTCTAAATCACGTCGTAAGCATCGCAAAATGATCCGGGATAACAGCCATCTCAAGCTGGTGCGGATCACTGAACCAGACCAGATCGCCGACTTCCTGAGTGCAGCTCATCAGGTTTCGAAAAACTCCTGGCAGAGTCAGCGCCTGGGATTGCGCGTGAAAAACAATGAACGGGAAGTCAACGAACTGATGTTCTACGCGTTGCACGGTGCCTTGCGTTCTTATCTGCTGATGGACGGAGATCGCCCCGTGGCGTTCAAAATCAGCAACCAGTTTCAGGGCGTTTTCAACGATCTCGAATTCGGTTTTGATCTGGATTACGCCAGCGCGTCACCGGGTGAAACGCTGTTATTACTGATCCTCGAAGATCTGACCGAGTATGACTCGCCCCGCACTTACGACTTCGGCGAAGGCGATGCGCAATACAAGCAGCGTTACAGCTCCGAGATCACGCACAGCGGTGCCGTGATGTTGTTGTCGAAAACGTTAAAAAACAAGAGCCTGCTCTGCTATCTGAATTCCTCTCGCAGGATTGATCAGGCAGCACGACACCTGTTGAAAACCTCCGGCATTTATACCGGTCTGCGACAACTGGTGCGATATGGAAAACTGGGCAGCAGGTAAGCTGGCCCAACAGTAGCGCATTGACTATCGAAAGATGGACGATTTATGAAAATCCTGTTCTTATCTAATGTGTTTCCGAATTCCCAGCACCCGGGAAAAGGGACGTTTAACGCTGCGATGATGCAGTCCCTGGGAGAACTTCACCAAACCCATGTGATCTCACCGGTCGCCTGGGTGGATGAGTGTTCTTCCCGGGTCAGGCAGCGGACTCGACTCGATCCCGACTGGCTGCCTTTTGAAGCGGCTAACGGATTGCGCGTTGATTATCCGCGGTTCTATTATCCACCAAAAATGTTGCACCAGCATTACGGTCAGTTCCTGTACTGGTCGATCCGGCCGACTTTGAATCGGGCTATCGCCCGGTTCCAGCCGGACGTCATTCTGTCGTACTGGCTGCACCCGGATGGAGAAGTCGCCGTCAG contains:
- a CDS encoding GNAT family N-acetyltransferase, translating into MNMNLTCTQHDLSRDPEIEKAAPFDDLQISFYAVQMEDLQPMSQFYQNWLALFEQDSHALLNHHPDYLLYLQPQLKKSFPDRPSYVMFCRHQGKLVAAGICCPKDISTKTLRGMGPARVLQGYYLKGNSFLLEQAYQDNSAFLEFLLETTLKFCQQQHGAFLFLEDVHLDSPVKACLDRMEGRCLTYSHTGFQPRSLIRFPENAADYWNQFRSKSRRKHRKMIRDNSHLKLVRITEPDQIADFLSAAHQVSKNSWQSQRLGLRVKNNEREVNELMFYALHGALRSYLLMDGDRPVAFKISNQFQGVFNDLEFGFDLDYASASPGETLLLLILEDLTEYDSPRTYDFGEGDAQYKQRYSSEITHSGAVMLLSKTLKNKSLLCYLNSSRRIDQAARHLLKTSGIYTGLRQLVRYGKLGSR
- a CDS encoding GNAT family N-acetyltransferase, which gives rise to MTLLDCSHQTIDTLSNASATQETAQALSLAQYDSNQRAACLEVWKTVEAQFSEVPLMCSHVWTSTWIEYFGDLVPYSFVVATKDNAPCGICLVTEGVAQFDGPLAVNTLHLGTAGEPASDSACVEYNALLVPTELQSAFMQGMMELLEKNKNWDAIHFDGFASDELEAWNLPVSEEGYRKIESRYFDLKLIREEEREVISGFGYSTRKNLRKNMKSYGDLNEQWAESVAEAEDIFADLVELHQTRWQKEGEPGSYASQRFTDFHKALIQKLVPSGQMGLFRVKLGEDIIGCVQVLIDRNRVLCYQGGSAEYQGKLSPGVIADYLCIEECFRRGFDAYDFLAGNSHHKQKMSTHHSYLTWAQVKRPRWKFTALNTLRKIKQTMQLIQKSNADEE
- a CDS encoding glycosyltransferase; the protein is MSTIEITSSNETNAAAQKSASRLRVCHLSLTLCTGGLERLLVDFARFHNAEEFELEFVALGEMGAPAEEIQKLGCPVIPFPLTASGKLGRIRQLKEFFLEKNYDLLHTHNAYPHFYGTLAGRLAGIPAIIQTRHGRRFGETFNERLQFALASRLADRVIPVSDDTGNRCRSVGWLNERKVTRIWNGIDLDRFAFSGPAAEMRAITVSRLSPEKDLATMLQAVRLVVDSIPEFELMIVGDGPERAKLEQITTELNLESHVRFLGERNDVPDLLTQAGFYVSSSLTEGISLTLLEAMSVGLPIVATAVGGNPEIVQQPETGLLVPAANASLLAEAICQMCTQPQKWLTMGQSARERVEQHFNVRSMIKDYEILYQQILNLQVK